From the genome of Kaistella daneshvariae, one region includes:
- a CDS encoding START-like domain-containing protein, with the protein MAKTKVQYEFPMHCQSEILYEYMASAEGLSEWFADDVEEKGDDFFFSWGNGPEEKATLIRYKPESFVRFRWEEDEGTKNYFEMTIVIDDITEDLALNIVDFCDAGDEEENRLYWENLIENLKLKLGAS; encoded by the coding sequence ATGGCGAAAACGAAGGTGCAATATGAATTTCCAATGCACTGCCAGTCAGAGATTTTATACGAATATATGGCGAGCGCGGAAGGACTTTCGGAATGGTTTGCTGATGATGTGGAGGAAAAAGGAGATGATTTCTTTTTCAGCTGGGGTAACGGACCGGAAGAGAAAGCGACGCTTATTCGTTACAAGCCGGAAAGCTTTGTACGTTTTCGTTGGGAAGAGGATGAGGGCACTAAAAATTATTTTGAAATGACCATTGTCATCGACGATATTACCGAAGATTTAGCCCTGAACATTGTAGATTTTTGTGACGCAGGCGACGAAGAGGAAAACAGACTGTACTGGGAAAATCTTATTGAAAATCTAAAACTGAAATTAGGCGCGTCTTAA
- a CDS encoding GLPGLI family protein, producing the protein MRHILTLMLILFTGHLFKSQNLLVQYEYTKQKNKVDTTRIKGLYFLNIAGSESLFFSQAQYVADSIIASDRRLGKKTDFKKLPNDLLESFVKKNRDLKTTTFYSNGLIENDFQYTESFNFNWKIATTRKKVLGYNATLAKTFYAGREYHAYFTEEIPISEGPYKFYGLPGLILEICDSEVLHCFKLSGMQMGSTGKLVDLSGHKFIMTTREKFIAVKKQNGENPMQRMYELMSSTGITETTDKNGNIVDIRKLVEKTQKSLQERYKKFNEIEL; encoded by the coding sequence ATGAGACATATTTTAACTCTGATGTTAATACTTTTTACCGGCCACTTATTTAAATCCCAAAATCTCCTTGTGCAATATGAATATACGAAGCAGAAAAACAAAGTTGATACAACGCGGATTAAGGGGTTGTACTTTTTAAATATTGCAGGCTCGGAATCGTTGTTTTTTAGCCAAGCTCAATATGTCGCGGATTCAATAATTGCCAGCGATAGACGACTGGGAAAAAAAACCGATTTTAAGAAGCTTCCGAATGACTTACTTGAAAGTTTTGTTAAAAAAAATCGGGATCTGAAAACCACAACATTTTATAGTAATGGTCTTATCGAAAATGATTTTCAATATACGGAAAGTTTTAATTTTAATTGGAAGATCGCTACTACTAGAAAAAAAGTACTAGGTTATAACGCCACGTTAGCAAAAACATTTTATGCAGGACGCGAATACCATGCATATTTTACGGAGGAAATTCCTATCTCAGAAGGTCCATACAAATTTTATGGTTTGCCTGGACTTATTCTAGAAATTTGTGATTCCGAAGTTTTACATTGTTTTAAGCTTTCTGGAATGCAAATGGGTTCTACTGGTAAACTTGTTGACTTAAGCGGACATAAATTCATTATGACCACGCGGGAAAAATTTATTGCAGTAAAAAAGCAAAATGGTGAAAACCCGATGCAAAGAATGTATGAGCTGATGTCATCAACAGGGATTACCGAGACTACGGACAAAAACGGCAATATTGTCGACATTCGAAAGCTTGTAGAAAAAACACAAAAATCTTTACAAGAACGCTACAAAAAATTTAATGAAATAGAACTTTAA
- a CDS encoding HU family DNA-binding protein gives MNKSELIDAIAKDANITKVAAKAALESFISNVSNTLKQKDGKVSLVGFGTFSVAERAARQGINPATKKPIQIDAKKVAKFKAGADLAGAVMEGMTSGKKKK, from the coding sequence ATGAACAAGTCTGAATTAATCGACGCTATTGCAAAGGATGCGAACATCACGAAAGTTGCAGCAAAAGCAGCATTAGAATCATTTATCTCTAACGTTTCCAACACTTTAAAGCAAAAAGACGGTAAAGTTTCTTTAGTAGGTTTCGGAACTTTCTCAGTAGCTGAAAGAGCTGCAAGACAAGGTATCAACCCTGCTACTAAAAAACCAATCCAAATTGACGCTAAAAAAGTTGCAAAATTCAAAGCTGGTGCTGATTTAGCTGGTGCAGTTATGGAAGGAATGACTAGCGGAAAAAAGAAAAAATAA
- a CDS encoding OstA-like protein, translated as MKKLFVFFLFVSAHFFAQIKTQPQQDLARDPYFNTPQIGATSEKVKLIHSDFFQKTPDKYNGNPFFSGNVQFAHQGSVLTADEVIFYQDQNFVRALGNVRLQNADGSIITSGEMEYDGNTQKGIARKKVLLSDPGQTIQTETLYYDRLSNKAYFNTGGTITKDGNVMYTKSATYDLNSRMIDFTGNVKIDNPEYTVEGVNIIQNQNTNTATFNGPTTITNKKNPGNLIYTENGTYNMNSKEVYLKKNSRIHYNGKLLTGDDMYFNQITGFGTAKGNVTLRDPKENRYMKGGYAEIYEKKDSAMITEKPYAVKILEKDSMYFSADRILAFQKPDVQNPLEKKSFLRAYRKARMFKSNIQVRADSLSFNETDGIMHLFGSPIAWSGEKQVTGNKIEAYFDTKNEYIDSLRVIGDAFAISKADSLNMKDEFNQVKGKLMTVYYEKNEVKLAKVIGNAQAITYADDQNESTREVERIGVSLSTCGTIEAEFEDRKVQIISCNIGANVDTYPMSLISREQRFFPDFNWNTKDRLRSWRDIFVDSPNYPEIKYESNNELYDAAQKAIDAEKAKEEEKKPKRVRK; from the coding sequence ATGAAAAAACTTTTCGTTTTTTTTCTCTTTGTCAGTGCCCATTTTTTTGCGCAGATCAAAACCCAGCCTCAGCAGGATTTGGCGCGTGATCCCTACTTCAATACTCCACAAATTGGCGCTACATCGGAAAAAGTAAAATTGATACATTCCGACTTTTTTCAGAAAACGCCTGATAAATACAACGGAAATCCTTTTTTCTCCGGCAATGTTCAGTTTGCCCATCAAGGTTCGGTTTTAACGGCGGATGAAGTTATTTTTTATCAGGACCAGAATTTTGTTAGAGCCCTGGGAAACGTCCGTCTTCAAAATGCGGATGGCTCCATCATCACTTCCGGCGAAATGGAATACGACGGAAATACCCAAAAAGGAATTGCCCGAAAAAAAGTTTTGCTCAGCGATCCCGGCCAGACCATCCAAACCGAAACGCTGTATTACGACCGGCTTTCCAACAAAGCCTATTTTAATACCGGAGGTACTATTACGAAAGATGGCAATGTCATGTACACCAAATCTGCCACCTATGATTTAAACTCCAGAATGATCGATTTTACCGGCAACGTGAAAATCGACAATCCGGAATATACGGTGGAAGGCGTAAACATCATTCAAAATCAAAATACAAATACCGCTACTTTCAACGGTCCAACTACGATCACAAATAAGAAAAATCCTGGAAATCTCATTTACACCGAGAACGGAACGTACAACATGAATTCCAAGGAGGTTTATCTGAAAAAAAATTCCCGCATTCATTACAACGGAAAACTGCTCACCGGCGACGACATGTATTTTAACCAAATTACAGGCTTCGGAACCGCAAAAGGAAACGTGACGCTGCGCGACCCGAAAGAAAACCGCTATATGAAAGGCGGCTATGCGGAAATCTACGAGAAAAAAGATTCTGCTATGATCACCGAAAAACCCTACGCCGTAAAAATTCTGGAAAAAGATTCTATGTATTTTTCTGCGGACCGGATCTTGGCCTTCCAAAAACCGGATGTTCAAAATCCACTCGAGAAAAAAAGCTTCTTGCGGGCGTACCGTAAAGCGCGTATGTTCAAATCCAATATTCAGGTGCGCGCAGATTCTTTGAGTTTTAATGAAACCGACGGTATCATGCATCTCTTTGGCAGCCCGATCGCTTGGAGCGGTGAAAAGCAGGTAACCGGAAACAAAATTGAAGCCTATTTCGACACTAAAAACGAATATATTGATTCCCTGCGTGTTATTGGCGATGCGTTCGCCATCAGCAAAGCAGATTCGCTGAATATGAAAGATGAATTCAATCAGGTGAAAGGCAAATTAATGACCGTTTATTATGAGAAAAATGAGGTTAAACTGGCAAAAGTTATCGGCAATGCACAGGCGATTACTTACGCTGATGACCAAAACGAAAGCACAAGGGAAGTCGAGCGAATTGGTGTTTCGCTTTCCACTTGCGGTACCATTGAAGCCGAATTTGAAGACCGCAAAGTGCAGATTATATCCTGCAATATCGGCGCAAATGTGGATACTTATCCGATGAGTTTAATTTCCCGTGAACAGCGCTTTTTCCCGGATTTTAACTGGAATACCAAAGACCGCTTGCGAAGCTGGCGCGACATTTTTGTGGACTCGCCGAACTATCCCGAAATAAAGTACGAATCAAACAACGAACTCTACGACGCTGCCCAAAAAGCGATTGATGCGGAAAAAGCCAAGGAAGAGGAGAAAAAACCAAAGCGCGTCCGGAAATAA
- a CDS encoding aminotransferase class IV: protein MLNLSFYSDTAELNNRAFLYGDAVRVSFFVHQSRIILAEECYFFLMASMRKMRMAIPLSYTLEFFVELFTENVIEKGVSEGVINFHVYRNSQENLLSKREISFYFEVETPRNILEMQRVFEIDLIKEISVNANVLSGIHVHSPENIYAEVYAADNELDDVILLNPNKRIARAGIGNLLFLSGNTIKIPKQSEGAFVSPLMESFVTFVHQNKLAVIEEAELIAFESQKAEEIMIVSDEKGIFPVMKIRNKTFEKTRFTEMVSAWSQSFA, encoded by the coding sequence ATCTTGAATTTATCTTTTTATTCCGATACCGCTGAACTTAATAACCGCGCTTTTTTGTACGGCGATGCGGTGCGGGTTTCTTTTTTTGTGCACCAGTCCAGAATTATTTTGGCAGAAGAATGCTATTTTTTTCTGATGGCTTCCATGCGGAAAATGCGTATGGCGATTCCGCTTTCTTACACGCTCGAATTTTTTGTCGAACTTTTTACGGAAAATGTGATTGAAAAGGGTGTTTCGGAAGGTGTAATCAATTTTCATGTGTACCGGAATTCTCAGGAAAACTTGCTCTCAAAGCGGGAAATTTCTTTTTATTTTGAAGTGGAAACGCCGCGGAATATTTTGGAAATGCAGCGCGTTTTTGAAATTGATTTGATTAAAGAAATCAGTGTAAATGCCAATGTTTTGAGCGGAATCCACGTACATTCGCCGGAAAATATTTACGCCGAAGTTTATGCAGCGGATAATGAGCTGGATGATGTCATTTTGCTAAATCCAAATAAAAGAATTGCGCGCGCCGGAATTGGAAATTTGCTGTTTTTAAGCGGAAATACGATTAAAATCCCGAAACAGTCGGAAGGAGCTTTTGTTTCGCCATTGATGGAAAGTTTTGTGACTTTCGTGCACCAAAATAAACTGGCGGTAATCGAAGAAGCGGAACTTATTGCTTTTGAATCTCAAAAAGCCGAGGAAATCATGATTGTTTCCGACGAAAAAGGGATTTTCCCGGTGATGAAAATCCGGAATAAAACCTTTGAAAAAACGCGGTTTACGGAAATGGTTTCGGCTTGGTCCCAGAGCTTCGCTTAA
- a CDS encoding aspartate aminotransferase family protein translates to MQTDFFKYQAQTTPFAAGFEVEKASGSFIYGKNGKKYLDFVAGVSANTLGHSHPKIVEAIKTQAEKYLHVMVYGEYAQEMPVKLCKFLAESTPEPLEVTYLVNSGAEAIDGALKLAKRYTGREEIISMKNSYHGNTHGALSVSGNEYHKREFRPLLPMISFIEFNNQNDFSKITENTACVLAETIQGAAGFLVPDADYFKNLKKRCEEVGALLILDEIQPGFGRTGKLFAFEHFGMVPDILVMGKGMGGGVPVGAFMSSAEIMQSLTHSPKLGHITTFGGNPLIAAASYATLKEVVESDLMKEVAEKEKLFRELLVHPKVKNVNGKGLMLAVNLGAPEFTLEVAKRCMEKGLIVFWQLYRNEYLRISPPLTLSLEEIRKGCEIILEVLNEFE, encoded by the coding sequence ATGCAGACAGATTTTTTTAAATATCAGGCACAAACCACACCGTTTGCCGCCGGCTTTGAGGTTGAAAAAGCTTCAGGCTCCTTTATTTACGGCAAAAACGGAAAAAAATACCTGGATTTCGTGGCGGGTGTTTCCGCGAATACTTTAGGCCATTCGCATCCGAAAATTGTAGAAGCCATAAAAACGCAGGCAGAAAAATATCTGCACGTTATGGTTTATGGCGAATATGCGCAGGAAATGCCCGTAAAGCTCTGCAAATTTTTGGCAGAATCTACGCCCGAACCTTTGGAAGTTACATACCTCGTGAATTCCGGTGCAGAAGCGATCGACGGCGCTTTGAAACTCGCGAAACGCTACACCGGGCGGGAAGAAATCATTTCGATGAAAAATTCTTACCACGGCAATACGCACGGCGCACTGTCGGTTTCCGGGAATGAATATCACAAACGTGAATTTCGTCCGCTTTTGCCAATGATAAGTTTCATTGAATTTAATAACCAAAATGATTTCTCAAAAATTACCGAGAACACCGCGTGTGTTTTAGCGGAAACCATTCAAGGCGCAGCGGGATTTTTGGTGCCTGACGCCGATTATTTTAAAAATTTGAAAAAGCGCTGCGAAGAAGTTGGTGCGCTTTTAATTTTGGATGAAATTCAGCCGGGATTTGGCAGAACTGGAAAATTGTTCGCTTTTGAACATTTCGGTATGGTGCCGGATATATTGGTGATGGGAAAAGGCATGGGCGGCGGCGTTCCGGTGGGCGCTTTTATGAGTTCTGCTGAAATTATGCAGTCGCTGACACATTCGCCGAAACTGGGACATATCACGACTTTTGGTGGAAATCCGCTGATTGCGGCAGCTAGTTATGCGACATTAAAAGAAGTGGTGGAAAGCGATCTGATGAAAGAAGTTGCGGAAAAAGAAAAGCTTTTCCGGGAACTTTTGGTGCATCCGAAAGTTAAAAATGTGAACGGTAAAGGTTTGATGCTTGCGGTAAATCTCGGTGCGCCGGAATTTACTTTGGAAGTTGCAAAACGCTGCATGGAAAAAGGTTTGATCGTTTTCTGGCAACTGTACCGCAATGAATATTTAAGAATTTCGCCGCCGCTGACGCTTTCGCTGGAGGAAATTCGGAAGGGATGTGAAATCATTCTGGAAGTGCTGAATGAATTTGAATAA
- the pdxH gene encoding pyridoxamine 5'-phosphate oxidase translates to MENLHDKRKIYDRSELLEDQIKENPIEQFRTWFLEAEADAQVAEVNAMAISTVEDDGCPRTRMVLLKAYTWEGFIFYTNYDSRKGHAIESTHKACLHFFWPSLERQIIIKANLERLPENLSDGYFHSRPKGSQLGAVVSPQSQVIPNREFLEEKLKALETEFEKKEVPRPENWGGYLAKPYEIEFWQGRPNRLHDRLIYNLTEEFEWKISRLAP, encoded by the coding sequence ATGGAAAACTTACACGATAAAAGAAAAATTTACGACCGTTCAGAACTTTTGGAGGATCAGATTAAAGAGAATCCGATTGAGCAGTTTCGCACCTGGTTCCTCGAAGCCGAGGCCGATGCGCAGGTGGCGGAAGTGAATGCAATGGCGATTTCCACTGTGGAAGATGACGGTTGCCCGCGTACGCGAATGGTCTTGCTGAAAGCTTATACGTGGGAAGGTTTTATTTTTTACACGAACTACGACAGCCGCAAAGGCCACGCGATAGAAAGCACACATAAAGCCTGTCTGCATTTTTTCTGGCCTTCGCTTGAACGGCAAATTATCATTAAAGCGAACCTGGAACGACTGCCGGAAAATTTAAGCGACGGATATTTTCACTCACGGCCGAAAGGCAGCCAGTTGGGCGCCGTAGTGTCACCACAAAGCCAGGTGATCCCAAATCGGGAATTTCTAGAGGAAAAACTGAAAGCGCTTGAAACAGAATTTGAAAAAAAAGAAGTTCCACGCCCGGAAAATTGGGGCGGCTATCTTGCAAAACCTTATGAAATTGAATTTTGGCAGGGCCGTCCAAACCGCCTGCACGACAGGCTAATTTATAATTTGACGGAAGAGTTCGAGTGGAAAATCAGCCGTTTAGCCCCATAA
- a CDS encoding M3 family metallopeptidase — protein sequence MTNPLLETFNTKYNSAPFNEIKEEHFLPAFQELIKISEEEINTIVENSDDATFENVIEALAFSGQKLEVVSAIFFNLNSAETNDEIQKIAQEVSPLLTEFSTKISQNEKLFEKIKKVFDEKEKYSLDEEQQMLLNETYKGFVRSGALLNDAEKEKFKNMSIELSKKSLQFGQNVLAETNNYFKHITDESELAGIPEPILAQYREEAKERNLDGFVVTLHYPSFLPLMTYAENRELRKELALANGKKGFQKNEFDNQDLIKDLIELKQEKAKLLGYENYADFVLEERMAKSPTQVRSFLNELLEKAKPFAIKEIEELKKLAKADGIDEMQSYDHAYYAEKLRKQKFDIDDEELKPYFQLEKVQDAVFSLAKKLFGLEFKETAEIQKYHPEVKTYEIWENQESRGENQDENPATDNQHQSTDNNQLTTHFKALLYVDYFPRKGKRAGAWMTSFKNQFIKDGINHRPHISVVCNFSKPTTETPSLLTFQEVTTLFHEFGHALHGVLANTTYPNLSGTSVKWDFVELPSQFLENYCYEPEFLQTFAKHYESGEILPADKIQKISESKNFMEGYQTLRQIGFGILDMAYHSSAAKIGDVKTFEVEETKATNLYPSNPETVMSTSFSHIFQGGYSAGYYSYKWAEVLDADAFQYFKENGIFNPEIAAKYKVLLSSGGTKDPMELYRNFRGSEPKVESLLNRAFGAAQM from the coding sequence ATGACAAACCCACTTTTAGAAACTTTTAATACCAAATACAATTCTGCGCCATTTAATGAAATTAAGGAAGAACATTTTCTGCCCGCTTTTCAGGAACTGATAAAAATTTCTGAAGAAGAAATAAATACAATTGTAGAGAATTCCGACGATGCAACTTTCGAAAATGTTATTGAAGCTTTAGCTTTTTCAGGACAAAAATTGGAGGTTGTTTCGGCCATTTTTTTCAATTTGAATTCGGCGGAAACCAATGATGAAATCCAGAAAATTGCGCAGGAAGTCTCACCACTTTTAACTGAATTTTCTACCAAAATTTCGCAAAACGAAAAGCTTTTTGAAAAAATTAAAAAGGTTTTCGACGAAAAAGAAAAATACAGCTTAGACGAAGAGCAGCAAATGCTTTTAAATGAGACCTACAAAGGTTTTGTACGCAGCGGCGCTTTGCTGAACGACGCGGAAAAGGAAAAATTTAAAAATATGAGCATTGAGCTGTCAAAAAAATCGCTGCAATTTGGGCAAAATGTTTTGGCGGAAACCAATAATTATTTCAAACACATCACGGACGAAAGCGAACTTGCGGGAATTCCGGAACCGATTTTAGCGCAGTACCGCGAAGAAGCGAAAGAGCGAAATCTGGACGGATTTGTGGTGACACTGCACTATCCAAGCTTTTTACCGCTGATGACTTACGCCGAAAACCGCGAATTGCGGAAAGAATTAGCGCTGGCAAACGGTAAAAAAGGTTTCCAAAAAAATGAGTTCGACAATCAGGATTTGATTAAAGATTTAATTGAATTAAAGCAGGAAAAAGCCAAACTTTTGGGTTATGAAAATTATGCTGATTTCGTGCTGGAAGAACGGATGGCGAAATCGCCCACACAGGTTCGGTCATTCCTAAACGAACTTTTAGAAAAAGCCAAACCGTTTGCCATAAAAGAAATCGAAGAACTAAAAAAACTTGCAAAAGCGGACGGAATCGACGAAATGCAAAGTTACGATCACGCTTATTATGCGGAGAAATTGAGAAAGCAAAAGTTCGACATTGATGATGAAGAACTGAAACCCTATTTTCAGCTGGAAAAAGTTCAGGACGCGGTTTTCAGTTTAGCAAAAAAACTTTTCGGTCTGGAATTTAAAGAAACCGCCGAAATCCAGAAATATCATCCAGAGGTGAAAACTTACGAAATTTGGGAGAATCAAGAATCAAGAGGCGAGAATCAAGATGAAAATCCGGCAACTGACAACCAACATCAATCAACTGACAACAATCAACTGACAACACATTTCAAAGCACTTTTATATGTGGATTATTTCCCGCGAAAAGGCAAACGCGCTGGCGCCTGGATGACGAGTTTTAAAAATCAGTTCATTAAAGACGGAATAAATCACCGTCCGCATATTTCTGTGGTCTGCAACTTTTCCAAACCAACTACTGAGACGCCAAGTTTATTGACTTTTCAGGAAGTGACGACGCTTTTCCACGAATTCGGGCACGCTTTGCACGGCGTTTTAGCGAATACGACTTATCCAAATCTTTCCGGAACTTCGGTTAAATGGGATTTTGTGGAATTGCCTTCGCAGTTTTTGGAAAATTACTGCTACGAACCGGAATTTTTACAAACCTTCGCAAAACACTATGAAAGCGGCGAAATTTTACCGGCTGATAAAATCCAGAAAATTTCAGAATCGAAGAATTTTATGGAAGGTTATCAGACTTTAAGACAAATCGGTTTTGGCATTTTAGACATGGCGTACCACTCGAGCGCCGCGAAAATCGGTGATGTAAAAACCTTTGAAGTGGAAGAAACCAAAGCGACTAATCTTTATCCAAGCAATCCGGAAACCGTGATGAGCACGAGCTTTTCACATATTTTCCAGGGTGGTTATTCCGCCGGATATTATTCGTACAAATGGGCGGAAGTTCTGGACGCAGATGCTTTTCAATATTTCAAAGAAAACGGCATTTTCAACCCGGAAATTGCAGCGAAATACAAAGTTTTGCTGTCCTCCGGCGGCACCAAAGATCCCATGGAACTGTACCGAAATTTCCGCGGCAGCGAACCGAAAGTTGAAAGTTTACTTAACAGAGCTTTTGGAGCAGCCCAGATGTAG
- a CDS encoding YqgE/AlgH family protein has product MNYSYKGKILISTPDISGDIFSRSVVLIIEHNEQGAFGLILNKKNENMSSKLLDIFGFQVAVYDGGPVENDKIFFICKGEKVTDSYSEITEDFYLTEDIENVVAAMIDLRLPINDVKVFSGYTGWGMQQLDGELLRKVWTPVDVYNLDYTSPNDQNLWKNIMQNLGGEYLLWANAPQDVSMN; this is encoded by the coding sequence ATGAATTACTCTTACAAAGGTAAAATTTTAATCTCCACTCCGGATATTTCCGGCGACATATTTTCCCGTTCTGTGGTCCTGATCATCGAACATAACGAGCAAGGTGCGTTCGGTTTGATCCTCAATAAAAAGAACGAAAATATGAGCTCCAAACTACTGGATATTTTCGGTTTTCAGGTTGCTGTTTACGACGGCGGCCCAGTGGAAAATGATAAGATATTTTTCATCTGCAAAGGTGAAAAAGTGACGGACAGCTATTCGGAAATTACAGAAGATTTCTACCTGACAGAAGATATTGAAAACGTAGTAGCAGCAATGATTGATCTTCGACTGCCCATTAACGATGTGAAAGTATTTTCCGGCTATACCGGCTGGGGAATGCAGCAGCTGGATGGTGAACTTCTAAGAAAAGTCTGGACTCCGGTGGACGTTTATAACCTTGATTATACCTCGCCAAACGACCAGAATCTCTGGAAAAATATCATGCAGAATTTGGGTGGTGAATATCTTTTGTGGGCAAACGCGCCGCAGGATGTCTCAATGAATTAA
- the panD gene encoding aspartate 1-decarboxylase — translation MLIEIFKSKIHRVRVTESDLNYIGSVTIDEDLLDASGIMVGERVFIVNVNNGARFDTYAIKGKRKSGEICLNGPAARLVQKDDIIIIMSYAQMTPEEAKTFQPKIIFPDEKTNLLS, via the coding sequence ATGTTAATTGAAATTTTTAAATCAAAGATTCACCGCGTCCGCGTAACGGAATCCGACCTTAACTATATCGGCAGCGTAACCATCGATGAAGACTTGCTGGATGCTTCCGGAATCATGGTGGGAGAGCGCGTTTTCATCGTGAATGTAAACAATGGCGCACGCTTCGATACCTACGCGATTAAAGGCAAAAGAAAATCCGGTGAAATTTGTTTAAACGGCCCGGCAGCACGTTTGGTTCAAAAAGATGACATCATTATTATCATGTCATACGCCCAGATGACGCCTGAAGAAGCCAAAACATTTCAGCCGAAAATTATTTTCCCGGACGAAAAAACAAATCTTCTTTCTTAA
- a CDS encoding lysylphosphatidylglycerol synthase transmembrane domain-containing protein translates to MLENSKKTPFLKTFFTIAVSLAIAALFMWWALKGMEFSKIAGYFAKANYFWVFIAAIFGVLAYWFRAVRWNLLLEPMGYNISTSNSFWTISFGYLMNLTIPRSGEVARSTALFGVEKVPVDKSFGTIILERIVDLMCMLIFLGLTLIFKYKAILAFYSYVTAEKGKNPEQTANFPLLYVGAVFLVLAILVFLLRKKLAQFVIYQKVIAFINGIFHGLTSIFKMKQKGKFLAYTVGIWLCYYLAAYLVCFALPETSNFTLADGFFIIVVGTLGMMVPASGGIGAFHLALKLGIMALFLSMGKNPEEGGEVGLSYAFISHTMQLVLMLVLGAVSIPILAKARNAAVKNQDFK, encoded by the coding sequence CTGTTGGAAAATTCAAAAAAAACGCCCTTTTTAAAGACATTTTTTACAATTGCAGTTTCGCTTGCAATCGCCGCCCTGTTTATGTGGTGGGCGCTGAAGGGCATGGAATTTAGTAAAATCGCCGGCTATTTTGCGAAAGCCAATTACTTTTGGGTGTTTATCGCCGCGATCTTTGGGGTGTTAGCTTACTGGTTCCGCGCAGTCCGCTGGAATTTGCTATTGGAGCCGATGGGTTATAACATTTCCACTTCCAATTCTTTCTGGACGATTTCTTTTGGATATTTAATGAATCTCACCATTCCCCGAAGTGGTGAAGTCGCCCGATCTACAGCGCTTTTCGGTGTAGAAAAAGTTCCTGTAGATAAATCTTTCGGCACTATTATTTTGGAGCGTATCGTCGATCTGATGTGTATGCTGATTTTTCTTGGATTAACGCTTATTTTCAAGTACAAAGCAATCTTAGCCTTCTATTCTTACGTCACCGCAGAAAAAGGAAAAAATCCCGAACAAACAGCAAATTTTCCATTATTGTATGTTGGCGCAGTATTTTTAGTTTTAGCCATTTTAGTGTTTTTGCTGCGGAAAAAATTAGCACAATTCGTTATTTACCAGAAAGTTATTGCATTTATAAATGGAATTTTCCACGGCCTGACTTCCATTTTCAAAATGAAACAAAAAGGAAAATTCCTGGCTTATACCGTGGGAATTTGGCTCTGCTATTACCTCGCAGCGTATCTGGTGTGTTTCGCTTTGCCTGAAACGTCCAATTTTACGCTCGCAGATGGATTTTTCATCATTGTCGTAGGAACTTTGGGGATGATGGTCCCGGCTTCCGGCGGAATCGGCGCATTTCACTTGGCCTTAAAATTGGGCATTATGGCGCTCTTTCTTTCCATGGGCAAAAACCCGGAAGAAGGTGGTGAAGTCGGACTTTCTTACGCGTTTATTTCGCACACCATGCAACTTGTTTTAATGTTGGTTCTGGGCGCTGTTTCAATCCCAATTTTAGCAAAAGCCAGAAATGCTGCAGTCAAAAACCAGGATTTTAAATAG